A single window of Anomaloglossus baeobatrachus isolate aAnoBae1 chromosome 9, aAnoBae1.hap1, whole genome shotgun sequence DNA harbors:
- the ZDHHC9 gene encoding palmitoyltransferase ZDHHC9: MSVMMVKKKVTRKWEKLPGKNTFCCDGRVMMARQKGIFYLTLILILGTCSLFFAFECRYLAVQLSPAIPVFAAILFLFSMATLLRTSFSDPGVIPRALPDEAAFIEMEIEAANGNVPQGQRPPPRIKNVQINNQIVKLKYCYTCKIFRPPRASHCSICDNCVERFDHHCPWVGNCVGKRNYRYFYLFILSLSLLTIYIFTFNIVYVALNSLKIGFLNTLKESPGTVLEVFICFFTLWSVVGLTGFHTFLVSLNQTTNEDIKGSWTGKNRVQNPYNHGNLMKNCCEVLCGPVQPSVLDRRGILQEPASGPGQSEQENSSNAQRDPVSSAPLMPSESAVKPPAPDGPSDANALEMAVQVPKESDNNQESEK, encoded by the exons ATGTCTGTGATGATGGTGAAGAAGAAGGTGACTCGTAAGTGGGAGAAGCTTCCTGGGAAAAACACCTTCTGCTGCGATGGCCGGGTCATGATGGCGAGACAGAAGGGCATCTTCTACCTGACGCTCATCCTCATCCTCGGGACCTGTTCTCTCTTCTTTGCTTTTGA ATGTCGCTATTTGGCCGTGCAGCTGTCCCCGGCGATCCCTGTGTTCGCAGCCATCCTCTTCCTCTTTTCCATGGCCACACTACTGCGGACCAGCTTCAGTGACCCCGGAGTCATACCCCGAGCCTTGCCGGATGAAGCCGCCTTTATTGAAATGGAGATCG AAGCCGCCAATGGGAACGTCCCGCAGGGGCAGCGGCCGCCTCCTCGCATTAAGAACGTCCAAATCAACAATCAGATTGTGAAGCTGAAATACTGCTACACCTGCAAAATCTTCCGCCCTCCCCGCGCCTCTCACTGCAGCATCTGTGATAACTGTGTGG AGCGATTCGACCACCACTGCCCGTGGGTGGGTAACTGTGTGGGGAAGAGGAATTATCGCTACTTCTACCTCTTCATCCTCTCCTTGTCGCTGCTCACAATCTACATCTTCACCTTCAACATCGTCTACGTGGCCCTGA ATTCATTAAAAATTGGCTTCCTGAATACTCTGAAGGAGAGTCCGGGCAC tgtgctggaggtctTCATCTGCTTCTTCACGCTCTGGTCTGTGGTGGGATTGACCGGATTCCACACGTTCCTGGTGTCTCTGAACCAGACGACCAATGAGGAT aTTAAAGGATCCTGGACTGGTAAAAACCGAGTGCAAAACCCGTACAACCACGGGAACCTGATGAAGAATTGCTGTGAGGTGCTGTGCGGCCCGGTGCAGCCGAG TGTGCTGGACCGACGGGGCATCCTGCAGGAGCCGGCGAGTGGACCGGGCCAATCCGAGCAAGAGAACAGCAGCAACGCTCAGCGAGACCCC GTTTCCTCTGCTCCTTTGATGCCCAGTGAATCCGCGGTGAAGCCCCCGGCCCCTGACGGACCCTCAGATGCTAACGCCCTGGAAATGGCCGTTCAGGTCCCCAAAGAATCAGATAACAATCAGGAATCGGAGAAGTAG